In a genomic window of Oligoflexus sp.:
- a CDS encoding transposase, which produces MNQDLCRVAGEFHLRSGSAERLILDIDSTGHEQYGVKMKGLAYNCKNGWGLDSIEVFDQKGFLHYLNVREGNAFTADDAPFVISEVARHLPRQAVRRRPLLRADSGYCNNAVFQACEQNGFGFLV; this is translated from the coding sequence TTGAATCAGGATCTTTGTCGCGTGGCCGGGGAATTCCATCTCCGCAGCGGTTCTGCGGAGCGTTTGATATTGGATATCGATTCGACGGGTCATGAGCAGTATGGTGTGAAGATGAAGGGTCTGGCCTATAACTGCAAAAACGGGTGGGGCCTGGATTCCATTGAAGTGTTTGATCAGAAAGGTTTCCTCCACTACCTGAATGTGCGTGAAGGCAATGCGTTCACCGCCGATGATGCTCCCTTTGTGATCAGTGAGGTGGCTCGCCACCTCCCACGACAAGCGGTTCGCCGCCGGCCTCTTTTGCGAGCGGATTCGGGTTACTGCAATAATGCTGTGTTTCAAGCCTGTGAGCAGAATGGCTTTGGGTTTCTGGTGG
- a CDS encoding helix-turn-helix transcriptional regulator: MTNMVNKGKTKAVLFPKVVRALKITGENIRLARRRRHWTTENLAERAGIARGTLVAIEKGSSSVSIGHYASVLFALGLADDLALLAADDPEGRKLQDIKTLAGTRKETL; this comes from the coding sequence ATGACTAACATGGTGAACAAAGGGAAGACAAAAGCCGTCCTTTTCCCAAAGGTCGTCCGGGCCCTCAAAATCACCGGGGAAAACATTCGTTTGGCTCGTCGTCGGCGACATTGGACAACGGAAAATCTTGCAGAAAGAGCAGGTATTGCGCGTGGAACCTTGGTCGCCATTGAGAAAGGCTCATCCAGTGTTTCCATAGGTCACTATGCATCTGTGCTTTTTGCGTTGGGATTGGCGGATGATCTTGCGCTATTGGCTGCAGATGATCCCGAAGGTCGTAAATTGCAGGATATCAAAACGCTCGCTGGCACACGCAAGGAAACATTATGA
- a CDS encoding type II toxin-antitoxin system HipA family toxin, which translates to MKVEALVYASWSPLPEPQLMGVLSASYLKGKENFSFEFDKSWLLRNNNPRLDPDLPLVMGKSYPQGKSLFGIFSDAAPDRWGRRLMLRREKMIARKEGRPERTLLELDFLLGVDDSGRMGGLRFKKDTFGPFLEDDHKSPAPPIADLRKLENAALTLERDDEAKIDEALAILFRPGASLGGARPKANVVDPSGALWIAKFPSARDDIDVGGWEEVTASLARACGLNTAESKAVKLGSKHHTFLTKRFDRGENKKRYAYASAMTLLGKKDGESEETSYLDLAELIISQSGTPKAQLHELWKRIVFSILVSNTDDHLRNHGFLYNFDHKGWDLSPAFDINPIQGAVGLTLTIDEDDSSLSLECAQSVAPYFQVNPREAEDVIQHFHAVRKGWRMQAKKLGIRPSEIELMASVFDAER; encoded by the coding sequence ATGAAAGTCGAGGCTCTTGTTTATGCATCCTGGTCGCCTCTGCCCGAGCCTCAACTCATGGGTGTACTGTCGGCGAGTTATCTCAAAGGAAAAGAAAACTTTTCATTTGAATTTGATAAGTCCTGGCTGCTCCGCAACAACAATCCCAGGCTTGATCCTGACCTACCTTTGGTGATGGGGAAAAGTTATCCACAAGGGAAATCGCTCTTTGGCATCTTCTCAGATGCAGCTCCCGATCGATGGGGGCGTCGCCTGATGCTGCGAAGAGAAAAGATGATTGCGCGAAAAGAAGGACGCCCCGAACGAACGCTCCTGGAACTCGATTTTCTTTTGGGTGTCGATGATTCTGGGCGAATGGGGGGACTTCGTTTTAAAAAGGATACATTTGGTCCGTTTTTGGAAGACGATCATAAGAGTCCCGCGCCCCCGATAGCAGATTTAAGAAAGCTAGAGAATGCGGCTCTCACACTGGAAAGAGATGATGAAGCCAAAATTGATGAGGCATTGGCCATCCTCTTCAGACCCGGCGCTTCCTTAGGTGGGGCGCGCCCCAAAGCCAATGTCGTGGATCCCTCAGGTGCGCTTTGGATCGCGAAATTTCCGAGTGCACGTGATGATATTGACGTTGGTGGCTGGGAGGAAGTTACGGCTTCGCTAGCCAGGGCGTGTGGGCTGAATACCGCAGAGTCCAAAGCGGTGAAGCTTGGTTCGAAGCATCACACGTTTCTAACCAAACGTTTTGATCGCGGTGAGAATAAAAAGCGATATGCTTACGCATCGGCCATGACGCTTTTGGGGAAAAAGGACGGAGAGAGCGAAGAAACCAGCTATCTGGACTTGGCCGAACTCATTATTTCCCAAAGCGGGACCCCCAAGGCACAACTTCACGAATTATGGAAGCGCATCGTCTTTTCCATACTTGTCTCCAATACGGATGATCATCTACGAAATCATGGATTCCTTTACAACTTCGATCACAAAGGGTGGGACCTGTCGCCGGCCTTTGATATCAACCCGATTCAGGGTGCCGTGGGATTGACTTTAACGATCGATGAGGACGACAGCTCATTGAGTCTGGAATGCGCACAATCGGTGGCTCCTTATTTTCAAGTAAATCCAAGGGAAGCGGAAGATGTCATCCAACATTTCCATGCGGTTCGAAAAGGGTGGCGCATGCAGGCAAAGAAGCTAGGAATCAGACCTTCAGAGATTGAACTGATGGCTTCGGTATTCGATGCTGAGAGATAA
- a CDS encoding ATP-binding protein, with product MQRRIQKILTQDFGKKIQLLSGPRQVGKTTLSQLITSDYQYLNFDRAEHRQLIVEAAWDRKRKLIIFDELHKMSRWKQWLKGIYDTEKNGPSLFVTGSARLDTYRKVGDSLAGRYFQYRLNPLTLNELKSVGENFQAQESFMRLMNCSGFPEPYLDGSSIFYQRWRATHLDIILRQDLVDLETVSSIQGIEQLIYLLAQQVGSTVSYSSLARTLQVSDKTIKRWLGILESLFVLFRVTPYVHKQSQVISKSPKFYFYDIARVEGSEGARFENLVALALQSELDFMKDSFGKDLTLQFLRKKDGREIDFVIADRTRVHALIECKWRDGARSSNFGLAQEVATKNVLMVQLVAELDQEKTFADGCEIRSAPEWLSQMQGMTTFFKAAPL from the coding sequence ATGCAACGTCGAATTCAAAAAATACTGACCCAAGACTTTGGCAAAAAGATCCAGCTTCTTAGTGGCCCACGTCAAGTCGGCAAAACCACTTTGAGTCAACTGATCACTTCCGACTACCAATATCTCAACTTCGATCGAGCTGAGCACCGACAACTTATAGTAGAGGCTGCTTGGGATCGTAAGCGGAAGCTTATAATATTCGATGAACTGCACAAGATGTCACGTTGGAAACAGTGGCTTAAGGGCATCTATGACACAGAAAAGAACGGGCCCTCGCTTTTTGTGACTGGGAGTGCCCGTCTTGATACCTATCGAAAAGTGGGTGATTCGCTTGCTGGGCGCTACTTTCAATATCGACTGAACCCCTTGACTCTTAATGAACTCAAAAGCGTAGGAGAGAACTTCCAGGCTCAGGAAAGCTTTATGCGCTTAATGAATTGCAGCGGCTTTCCCGAACCTTATCTTGACGGTTCGTCCATCTTCTATCAGCGCTGGCGAGCGACGCATCTGGACATCATTTTGCGCCAGGATCTGGTGGACTTGGAAACCGTTTCAAGCATCCAGGGAATCGAACAGCTCATTTACCTTTTAGCCCAGCAGGTGGGGTCGACTGTCTCTTATAGTTCCCTAGCACGCACGCTTCAGGTAAGTGATAAGACCATTAAGCGCTGGCTTGGAATCCTGGAAAGTCTGTTTGTCTTGTTTCGTGTCACCCCCTATGTGCACAAGCAAAGCCAGGTTATCAGCAAATCTCCAAAGTTCTACTTCTATGATATCGCTAGAGTTGAAGGCAGTGAGGGAGCTCGCTTTGAGAATCTGGTTGCTCTTGCGCTGCAAAGTGAGCTTGATTTTATGAAAGATTCTTTTGGAAAGGATCTGACTCTCCAATTTTTGCGTAAGAAAGATGGGCGCGAAATCGACTTTGTGATTGCCGATCGCACCCGAGTCCACGCGCTTATTGAATGCAAATGGCGTGATGGAGCGCGGTCGTCAAATTTCGGGTTGGCCCAGGAAGTTGCAACAAAGAATGTACTTATGGTTCAGTTGGTTGCCGAGCTGGATCAGGAAAAGACTTTTGCAGATGGCTGCGAAATAAGATCTGCACCTGAATGGTTGAGTCAGATGCAGGGTATGACCACTTTTTTTAAGGCTGCGCCGCTGTAA
- a CDS encoding J domain-containing protein, whose translation MSNSSPKKQRARSRGPASKNISHCTKLVLVDSEPLREKVWRAYQTALRKFDKATRELHQFTESDQDRYRLWYEGEFGREIVQLQKSRGAVAELTDWMEQIEAYAEYKDVSLGESLRILEGVKGKERLEEFWSEVVREIEVEEEQEREARRGSNQGRSRKKVEEDFERIFDEAKEEFYGGGVKEKEERDEGLERSLKGLYHKLALKLHPDTNPNQSDEEKELFQRVQEAYRDRDLEGLEEVWKRVEGGGEEVFSWKTAAIGEIIRRKKALDLRNRDLGAELKYAKVHPAWEFSKTFKNKTALSSLRLKLRNGLLKEQAQLDAIWLELNEQLHEVERVSRRTGKRGPKVKPKN comes from the coding sequence ATGTCAAATTCATCGCCTAAAAAGCAGCGTGCACGTTCAAGAGGACCAGCTTCAAAAAACATCAGTCACTGTACAAAGCTCGTCCTCGTGGATAGCGAACCCCTCCGCGAAAAAGTCTGGCGGGCTTATCAGACTGCACTTAGAAAATTTGATAAGGCGACGAGAGAACTGCACCAGTTTACGGAATCGGATCAGGATCGGTATAGGCTTTGGTATGAGGGGGAGTTTGGGCGAGAGATTGTGCAGCTGCAGAAGTCGCGTGGAGCCGTGGCGGAGTTGACGGACTGGATGGAGCAGATTGAGGCTTACGCGGAATATAAGGATGTGAGTCTGGGTGAAAGTTTGAGGATTTTGGAGGGGGTAAAGGGGAAGGAAAGGCTGGAGGAGTTTTGGTCGGAGGTGGTGCGGGAGATTGAGGTTGAAGAGGAGCAGGAAAGAGAGGCGCGACGCGGGAGCAATCAGGGTCGAAGCAGGAAGAAAGTGGAAGAGGACTTTGAGAGGATTTTTGATGAGGCGAAAGAGGAGTTTTATGGGGGTGGGGTGAAGGAGAAGGAGGAGAGGGATGAGGGGCTCGAGAGGAGTTTGAAGGGGCTTTATCATAAGCTTGCGTTGAAGCTGCATCCAGATACGAATCCGAATCAGAGCGATGAGGAGAAGGAGCTTTTTCAGAGGGTGCAGGAGGCTTATCGGGATAGGGATTTGGAGGGGCTAGAGGAGGTTTGGAAGAGGGTTGAAGGGGGAGGTGAGGAGGTTTTTTCCTGGAAGACGGCGGCGATTGGGGAGATTATTCGGCGGAAGAAAGCTCTTGATTTGAGGAATAGGGATCTGGGGGCGGAGCTGAAGTATGCGAAGGTGCATCCGGCTTGGGAATTTTCGAAAACGTTTAAGAATAAGACGGCGCTTTCGAGTCTTAGGTTGAAGCTACGAAATGGTTTATTGAAAGAGCAGGCTCAGTTGGATGCTATTTGGCTCGAGCTGAATGAGCAGCTGCACGAGGTCGAGAGGGTTTCCCGCAGAACGGGGAAACGCGGGCCGAAAGTCAAACCTAAAAATTAA
- a CDS encoding metalloregulator ArsR/SmtB family transcription factor, which produces MSRKIREAALKRQAEVFAALGDKTRLTLVRQLGDGEPRSISKLTEGSDVTRQAITKHLHVLEEVGLVRQMKSGRESLYTLNPEPLDEAQDALQSMARQWDEALVRLKSFLEDGR; this is translated from the coding sequence ATGTCACGCAAAATCCGTGAAGCCGCTCTCAAACGCCAGGCCGAAGTCTTTGCAGCCCTCGGCGATAAAACCAGACTCACTCTCGTCCGGCAACTTGGCGACGGGGAGCCGCGCTCCATTTCCAAACTCACCGAGGGTTCCGACGTCACGCGTCAGGCCATCACCAAGCATCTGCACGTGCTTGAGGAGGTCGGCCTGGTCCGGCAGATGAAGTCGGGCCGTGAGAGTCTTTATACATTGAACCCCGAGCCCTTGGATGAAGCGCAGGACGCCCTCCAGAGCATGGCCCGACAATGGGATGAGGCCCTGGTGCGTTTGAAGTCCTTTCTGGAAGACGGCCGTTAA
- a CDS encoding SRPBCC family protein, which translates to MTQRIQRTIDIKAPLSRVWKALTDSREFGQWFRAKIDQPFRIGETSTGFMAYPGYEHLKWEAKVLKMEPEKLFSFLWPPYTENASVDLSQEPWQLVEFRLEEIPGGTRLTVTESGFEKLSPAIRDDARRGNEQGWDIQMKNVLDYVTQNP; encoded by the coding sequence ATGACACAGAGAATTCAACGCACCATCGACATCAAAGCTCCCCTCTCACGCGTCTGGAAGGCGCTTACGGATTCCCGGGAATTTGGTCAGTGGTTCCGCGCAAAGATTGATCAGCCGTTCAGAATTGGCGAGACGTCCACAGGATTCATGGCCTATCCTGGCTACGAGCATCTCAAGTGGGAGGCCAAGGTCCTTAAAATGGAGCCGGAAAAACTTTTTTCCTTCCTCTGGCCGCCGTATACCGAAAATGCCTCCGTGGATTTGAGTCAGGAGCCCTGGCAGCTGGTCGAATTCCGGCTTGAGGAAATTCCGGGCGGAACCCGGCTAACGGTCACGGAATCCGGTTTTGAGAAACTCAGTCCAGCCATCCGGGACGACGCACGACGCGGCAATGAGCAGGGTTGGGACATCCAAATGAAGAACGTGTTGGACTATGTCACGCAAAATCCGTGA
- the htpX gene encoding protease HtpX codes for MAFMKRILLFAAVNIAIVVTVSIVLNLLGVQPYLTSQGLNMGSLLVFCLIWGMVGSFISLLLSKKIAVWTMGVEIIDPRSSGRTAELVQMVHRLAKGAGLEKMPDVGIYPGMEINAFATGPTKNNSLVAVSQGLLNRMDREEVEGVLGHEVAHIANGDMVTMTLIQGVVNAFVMFFARIAAYAVSQMLRGDREEGEGLGHFAYMMTVFVFEIFFGILGSMIVAWFSRYREFRADAGGAKLAGRNKMIRALQRLKANAELPEEGAPAMAAFKISSKKGGWLHLFSTHPSLDVRIARLQQYVA; via the coding sequence ATGGCTTTTATGAAGAGAATCCTGCTCTTTGCGGCAGTCAACATCGCGATTGTCGTCACAGTTTCAATCGTTCTGAATCTTCTGGGCGTGCAACCCTATCTGACCAGCCAGGGCCTCAACATGGGTTCGCTCCTGGTCTTCTGTTTGATCTGGGGTATGGTCGGCTCGTTCATTTCCCTTTTGCTGTCGAAAAAAATAGCTGTCTGGACCATGGGTGTGGAAATCATCGACCCTCGCTCCAGTGGCCGCACGGCAGAACTCGTGCAGATGGTCCACCGTCTGGCCAAAGGCGCAGGACTTGAGAAAATGCCGGACGTCGGCATTTACCCCGGCATGGAAATCAACGCCTTCGCTACGGGCCCAACGAAAAACAATTCCCTTGTCGCAGTCTCCCAAGGTCTCTTGAACCGCATGGACCGCGAGGAAGTGGAAGGCGTTCTGGGTCACGAGGTCGCGCACATTGCCAACGGTGATATGGTGACCATGACTCTGATTCAGGGCGTGGTGAACGCTTTCGTCATGTTCTTTGCCCGTATCGCAGCCTATGCTGTCAGTCAAATGCTGCGCGGCGATCGTGAAGAAGGCGAAGGCCTCGGACATTTTGCTTATATGATGACCGTCTTTGTCTTTGAAATTTTCTTCGGCATCCTGGGCAGCATGATCGTCGCCTGGTTCTCGCGCTATCGTGAGTTCCGCGCCGATGCCGGTGGAGCGAAACTCGCCGGTCGCAACAAGATGATCCGCGCTCTTCAGCGTCTCAAGGCCAATGCTGAACTTCCCGAGGAAGGCGCGCCGGCGATGGCCGCATTCAAAATCTCCTCGAAGAAAGGCGGCTGGCTGCATCTTTTCTCGACTCACCCATCGCTCGACGTGCGCATTGCCCGTCTGCAGCAGTACGTAGCCTAA
- a CDS encoding malate dehydrogenase → MTKPVRVAVTGAAGQIGYSLLFRIASGELFGPNTPVRLHLVELPAAIKGAEGTAMELEDCGFPTLDGIEIHDNPEKGFEGINWALLVGSKPRGPGMERNDLIRDNGPIFVAQGRALARAASDVRICVVGNPCNTNALIAQHNCREVPATRFSAMTMLDENRAKAQLALKAGVNVGQVKNLAIWGNHSSTMVPDFDNALIGGKPVTQVITDRNWLEKDFFATVQKRGAAVIAARGKSSAASAASACLDHVKRFLTKTPSGEWFSAAVPSDGKLYDIPAGLIYSYPVRSNGDGTYEIVKDLKLTPFAREMISKTTKELLEEREVVKDLLG, encoded by the coding sequence ATGACAAAACCTGTTCGCGTTGCTGTGACCGGTGCCGCCGGTCAGATCGGTTACAGTCTGCTGTTTCGTATCGCTTCCGGTGAACTCTTCGGACCAAACACCCCGGTCCGCTTGCATTTGGTCGAATTGCCAGCTGCCATCAAAGGTGCCGAAGGCACAGCCATGGAACTCGAAGACTGCGGTTTCCCCACACTGGACGGCATCGAGATTCACGATAATCCAGAAAAAGGCTTCGAAGGCATCAACTGGGCTCTCCTCGTCGGCAGCAAGCCCCGCGGTCCCGGCATGGAACGCAACGATCTGATCCGCGACAACGGTCCGATCTTTGTGGCTCAAGGCCGCGCCCTCGCACGCGCTGCTTCAGACGTACGCATCTGCGTGGTCGGCAACCCTTGCAACACCAACGCCCTCATCGCTCAGCACAACTGCCGCGAAGTCCCGGCCACCCGTTTCTCGGCCATGACCATGCTCGATGAAAATCGCGCCAAAGCTCAGCTGGCCCTGAAAGCTGGTGTGAACGTCGGTCAGGTGAAAAACCTTGCCATCTGGGGTAACCATAGCTCGACCATGGTGCCTGACTTCGATAACGCCCTTATCGGCGGCAAGCCTGTGACCCAGGTCATCACCGACCGCAACTGGCTCGAAAAAGATTTCTTCGCCACCGTTCAAAAACGCGGCGCAGCCGTCATCGCAGCCCGTGGCAAGTCCTCCGCAGCCTCCGCGGCCTCGGCCTGTCTAGATCACGTCAAACGTTTCCTCACCAAAACACCCAGCGGAGAATGGTTCTCGGCGGCTGTTCCGAGTGATGGAAAACTCTATGATATCCCTGCCGGCCTGATCTACTCTTACCCCGTTCGTTCCAACGGCGATGGCACCTACGAGATCGTCAAAGATCTTAAACTCACGCCATTTGCCAGGGAAATGATCAGTAAGACCACGAAAGAGCTGCTCGAAGAGCGCGAAGTCGTGAAAGATCTGCTCGGCTGA
- a CDS encoding ATP-binding protein, whose translation MIYLDYTRTIQQRLAEESPLIQVILGPRQVGKTTSILQVTQHLEGKVPYHYASADAVFASDWSWIEEQWFIAANLGKGSLLILDEIQKVANWSELIKKLWDENVRTKSGLKIVLLGSSSLALQTGLSESLTGRFELIRAYHWNLFESNAAFGFTLDDFLLFGGYPGAAAYRHDTQRWYRYLKDSIIETVLEKDILQLRRIARPSLFRQVFELLCNYPAAEISLRKLVGQLQDPGAIETVQSYIDILEGAYLVKTLQKFSTNPLQKKSSSPKIMPLAPALCTFASGDTKLDSNEQGRRFELIVGLDLLRLPGEVYYWRQDSHEVDYVLKQGRNVLAIEVKSGRKKSFQGLAKFKEKFPQSRQIMITQENYEKFAMNPLNFLEGYS comes from the coding sequence ATGATTTATTTAGATTATACACGAACAATACAGCAGCGTCTGGCCGAAGAAAGTCCCCTGATACAGGTCATCCTGGGTCCGCGCCAAGTAGGCAAGACAACCTCCATATTACAGGTCACTCAACATCTTGAAGGCAAAGTTCCGTATCACTATGCGTCCGCTGATGCAGTCTTCGCCAGCGATTGGAGTTGGATCGAAGAACAATGGTTTATTGCTGCCAACCTGGGAAAAGGCAGTCTGCTGATTCTCGATGAAATCCAAAAAGTCGCAAACTGGTCTGAGCTCATAAAAAAGCTTTGGGACGAAAATGTGAGGACTAAAAGTGGACTCAAGATCGTACTCTTAGGCTCAAGCTCATTAGCCCTACAGACAGGCCTTTCAGAGAGTCTAACTGGTCGCTTTGAATTGATTCGGGCTTATCACTGGAACTTATTTGAATCCAATGCTGCCTTTGGCTTTACACTGGATGATTTTTTGCTGTTTGGGGGATACCCTGGTGCTGCGGCCTATCGCCATGATACCCAACGCTGGTACCGCTATCTGAAGGACTCCATTATTGAAACAGTCCTGGAAAAAGACATTCTTCAGTTACGTCGTATAGCGAGACCATCTCTCTTTCGTCAGGTTTTTGAGCTTCTTTGCAATTATCCGGCCGCCGAAATTAGCTTGAGAAAACTGGTGGGACAGCTCCAAGATCCAGGCGCCATAGAAACAGTTCAGAGTTATATTGATATCCTTGAAGGTGCTTACCTTGTCAAAACACTTCAAAAGTTCAGCACAAATCCGCTTCAAAAAAAATCATCGAGTCCTAAAATTATGCCACTTGCGCCTGCCCTTTGCACATTTGCGAGTGGGGACACGAAGCTTGACAGTAACGAACAGGGACGCAGGTTTGAACTTATCGTCGGATTGGATCTGCTCCGGCTACCAGGAGAAGTCTATTACTGGCGCCAGGATTCCCATGAGGTTGACTACGTTCTAAAGCAGGGACGTAATGTCCTGGCGATTGAAGTCAAATCCGGACGCAAAAAGTCTTTTCAGGGTCTTGCGAAGTTCAAAGAAAAATTTCCGCAATCGCGACAAATCATGATCACACAAGAAAACTACGAAAAATTCGCGATGAATCCCCTGAACTTTTTGGAAGGATATTCGTAA
- a CDS encoding serine protease has protein sequence MVIFLKACSQESAHLDVIGGEPAAAPPFFVALHEPGESSPFCGGTLIGKNLAVTAAHCVSNASGPIEVWLGVSDLKNRPEPIRVEAVRVHPQYHNRRFQHDVALLFLERDNGNETAAMSVKGRAEEPLHLLGFGNTSRKGHTYPDQIQSAYVNEVPAYECEALGGPYKFVIGQQICASAPLSDSCDGDSGGPLLLQGQLYGIVSWGTGCGDPTQPGVYTRAASYREWIETERNARLPIEELAYAVFYYPLVHDGRQFTAGYHLWKEEALPSQEEALEAWTRSYRGQEYVLRLLKVGPQRYRFEFRADGKVFSTPAPYSKIGPG, from the coding sequence ATGGTTATTTTTTTGAAAGCCTGCTCTCAGGAGTCGGCACATTTGGATGTGATTGGAGGGGAGCCGGCCGCGGCTCCTCCTTTTTTTGTGGCCCTGCATGAGCCTGGAGAATCTAGTCCTTTTTGTGGTGGGACTTTGATTGGAAAGAATCTCGCAGTAACAGCTGCGCACTGTGTAAGTAATGCGTCCGGACCTATTGAAGTGTGGCTGGGGGTATCGGATTTGAAGAATCGACCCGAGCCCATTCGGGTCGAAGCCGTTCGCGTACACCCGCAGTATCATAATCGGCGCTTTCAGCATGATGTGGCTTTGCTTTTCTTGGAGCGGGATAATGGGAATGAAACCGCAGCGATGAGCGTGAAGGGGAGGGCAGAGGAGCCGCTTCATTTACTAGGTTTTGGAAACACAAGTCGCAAGGGTCACACATACCCTGATCAGATTCAGTCGGCTTATGTGAACGAAGTGCCGGCTTATGAATGCGAGGCGCTGGGTGGACCCTATAAATTCGTCATCGGCCAGCAGATATGTGCGTCAGCGCCCTTATCGGATAGCTGTGATGGGGATTCAGGCGGGCCTCTGCTTCTGCAAGGCCAACTTTATGGGATTGTAAGCTGGGGGACGGGCTGTGGAGATCCGACTCAGCCTGGAGTTTATACAAGGGCGGCGTCGTATCGGGAATGGATTGAGACGGAGAGGAATGCGCGACTTCCCATTGAGGAATTGGCTTACGCGGTTTTCTACTATCCCCTTGTCCATGACGGTCGCCAATTCACGGCGGGTTATCATCTGTGGAAGGAGGAAGCCCTGCCATCACAGGAAGAGGCTTTGGAGGCGTGGACAAGGTCCTATCGTGGCCAGGAGTATGTCCTCCGTCTATTGAAAGTCGGTCCCCAGCGCTATCGCTTTGAATTTCGGGCAGATGGGAAGGTTTTTTCAACGCCGGCTCCATATTCCAAAATAGGACCTGGATAG